A DNA window from Candidatus Aenigmatarchaeota archaeon contains the following coding sequences:
- a CDS encoding LAGLIDADG family homing endonuclease — protein MKETVNELVVMLLAEGNVRVRKKEVAIVFTNKCEELRSKFREIAEELGQEVHKKGKKQLVIYSKDLGRQLLELSRSFRTKPCASGKQNACPVTKRKIKLGPSCNICEPLISDGKKFPPTTFPKTILNANPDNIAKYLRIFCSCEGGVVIGKDKRNDEVIIRVTHPKLREQIIEMFEKVGIKVKIRGKSLIYIKKLSEIRKFKEKIGFLEGCKAMRGKNVEIEKNRLLKLILERHSSCKQDRE, from the coding sequence ATGAAAGAGACAGTGAATGAATTAGTAGTAATGCTACTAGCAGAAGGAAATGTTCGAGTTAGAAAGAAGGAAGTGGCAATTGTTTTTACAAATAAATGTGAAGAACTCAGAAGTAAATTCAGAGAAATTGCTGAAGAACTTGGGCAAGAGGTTCACAAAAAAGGTAAAAAACAATTAGTCATTTACTCTAAAGACCTTGGAAGACAACTCCTTGAATTAAGTAGAAGTTTTAGAACAAAGCCTTGTGCTAGTGGAAAACAAAATGCATGTCCAGTAACAAAAAGAAAAATTAAGTTAGGCCCTTCATGTAATATTTGTGAGCCTCTTATTTCAGACGGAAAAAAATTTCCCCCCACAACATTTCCAAAAACCATATTGAATGCAAATCCAGACAATATAGCGAAATATCTTAGAATATTCTGTTCCTGCGAGGGTGGTGTGGTTATTGGAAAAGACAAAAGAAATGATGAAGTAATTATCAGGGTTACTCATCCAAAACTTAGGGAACAAATAATTGAAATGTTCGAAAAGGTGGGAATTAAAGTGAAAATTAGGGGGAAATCATTAATATATATAAAGAAATTGTCAGAAATTAGAAAATTCAAGGAAAAAATCGGTTTTTTAGAAGGTTGCAAAGCGATGAGAGGAAAAAACGTAGAAATAGAAAAAAATAGACTTCTTAAACTTATTTTAGAACGTCACAGCTCGTGCAAACAGGATAGGGAGTGA
- a CDS encoding EamA family transporter encodes MNVLIIVGICVVLGILGQLSMKKGMNEVGQIGIKDIFSKKLFSIVFQKYVFIGICFYVLGNMFWLIALSMAELSYVYPLIGTGYLITAILSWLFFGESMTFMKILGIILISLGAYLIVIKV; translated from the coding sequence GTGAATGTGCTGATAATAGTTGGTATATGTGTAGTCTTGGGGATACTTGGGCAATTGTCTATGAAAAAAGGTATGAATGAAGTCGGACAGATAGGAATAAAAGATATTTTTTCTAAAAAATTGTTTTCAATTGTTTTCCAGAAGTATGTTTTCATAGGAATATGTTTCTACGTTCTTGGAAATATGTTCTGGTTGATAGCCCTATCGATGGCGGAATTAAGTTATGTATATCCCCTCATAGGTACGGGTTATTTGATCACTGCTATATTATCCTGGCTTTTTTTCGGAGAATCAATGACTTTTATGAAAATTTTGGGAATAATCCTCATTTCTTTGGGAGCATATTTGATTGTAATAAAGGTATGA
- a CDS encoding 6-pyruvoyl-tetrahydropterin synthase-related protein: protein MKRINTETILDFLILLAITLFLFSYFKPSLLFSNTEISAGDTVGHFFGTYYMNKYLIPHGKLIGWCQEWFLGYPAFQFYFPLVFFITGLLAYFIPIFISFKIGSVLGVFLLPICTYFCFKLMRFKFPVPSIAATLTLILLFLERVSKDQIYSMWGGNIPSVLAGELSYNFSLCLAVLFMGILYRVVEEKKNVIKGAIVFSLVVLSHAIVAIFTGLVSSFYLLSKKNFFRNFIQLLKVFGLAFMLAAFWIVPMVFKTKYTVPHVWGFPGRKSELIAMLSPEPIRFIYIAAIIVIFVAIIKKEKRCLFFAYSAFLASFFFLISPTLNEMHFPGFEHLQLIKFLPFLYLSVILTAASGFSFITDNLNGKWIVAIIVLLLSIYWVNENETYISHWIKWNYEGYEGKRLYMDYKKANEFLSTTKKGRIAFEYDPQKYDQGLGSSRATETIPNFSGRPITEGTHFQSAFSGPYIYNAHCEYSSGCSCLFGPITNGCPSFNFDRGTKHLEMFNVKYFFVSSDKVKNILRNRTDYKMVYGPAEFEIWELLTHSGNYVVVPDYEPVVVKSKNWRELSYQWFENDEKMDVPLVWVKEINEVEKKRFIKSLAEPSLPEIPKVKLENSECFINNEVIEEERVSFDTNCIGKPHIIKISYFPNWKVKGADKIYMVSPTFMMVFPEKEHVELYYGKTFPDILGTILSFTGIIIVIFWKKVEGFIDGFQKKGKDKSR from the coding sequence ATGAAGAGGATAAACACAGAAACAATATTAGATTTCCTTATACTCTTAGCAATAACACTCTTCCTATTTAGTTATTTTAAACCTTCTCTCCTCTTTTCAAATACTGAAATTAGTGCAGGAGATACAGTAGGTCACTTCTTCGGTACATATTATATGAACAAATATCTAATACCCCATGGTAAATTGATTGGCTGGTGCCAAGAATGGTTTTTGGGTTATCCTGCATTCCAGTTCTATTTTCCCCTAGTTTTTTTTATAACAGGGCTTCTTGCTTATTTCATCCCAATATTTATTTCATTTAAAATAGGAAGTGTGTTGGGAGTATTCTTGCTTCCAATATGCACATATTTTTGCTTCAAGTTAATGAGATTTAAATTTCCAGTACCATCTATTGCAGCCACGCTGACACTCATACTTTTATTCCTTGAAAGAGTCTCTAAGGATCAGATATATTCTATGTGGGGAGGTAATATACCAAGCGTATTGGCAGGTGAGCTCTCATATAATTTCAGCCTTTGTCTGGCTGTTTTATTTATGGGAATACTTTACAGAGTTGTTGAAGAGAAGAAGAATGTAATAAAAGGTGCAATAGTATTTTCATTGGTTGTTTTAAGCCATGCAATAGTTGCAATATTTACTGGATTGGTTTCCTCCTTTTATTTACTTTCCAAGAAAAATTTTTTCCGAAATTTTATTCAGTTGTTAAAGGTTTTTGGGTTGGCATTTATGTTGGCTGCTTTTTGGATAGTTCCTATGGTATTCAAGACAAAATATACTGTCCCACATGTATGGGGTTTCCCCGGAAGAAAATCAGAACTTATTGCGATGTTATCACCAGAACCAATTAGATTTATTTATATTGCTGCAATTATTGTAATTTTTGTTGCAATAATTAAAAAGGAAAAGAGATGTTTGTTTTTCGCCTATTCTGCATTTCTTGCTTCTTTCTTTTTTCTAATTTCTCCCACACTAAATGAAATGCATTTCCCAGGATTTGAACATCTTCAATTGATAAAATTTTTGCCTTTCCTCTATCTTTCTGTCATTCTAACAGCCGCTAGTGGTTTTTCATTCATAACAGATAATTTAAATGGAAAATGGATTGTTGCCATAATAGTATTGTTATTATCCATCTACTGGGTTAATGAAAATGAAACCTACATCTCTCATTGGATAAAATGGAATTATGAAGGTTATGAAGGAAAGAGATTGTACATGGATTATAAAAAAGCCAATGAGTTTTTATCCACTACCAAAAAAGGCAGGATAGCATTTGAATATGATCCACAAAAGTATGACCAAGGTTTAGGTAGCTCGAGGGCAACAGAAACTATACCAAATTTCTCTGGCAGACCTATAACCGAGGGGACACACTTTCAGTCAGCCTTCTCTGGGCCCTATATATACAATGCTCACTGTGAATATTCAAGCGGCTGTTCATGTCTCTTTGGGCCAATCACAAATGGTTGCCCTTCTTTCAATTTTGATAGAGGTACAAAGCATTTGGAAATGTTTAATGTAAAATATTTCTTTGTTTCCTCAGACAAGGTTAAAAATATATTGAGAAACAGAACTGATTATAAGATGGTTTATGGTCCAGCTGAATTTGAAATATGGGAATTGTTGACGCATTCTGGAAATTATGTTGTAGTTCCTGATTATGAGCCAGTGGTAGTCAAATCAAAAAACTGGAGGGAATTGTCATACCAGTGGTTTGAGAATGATGAAAAGATGGACGTACCTTTAGTTTGGGTTAAAGAAATAAATGAAGTTGAAAAGAAAAGATTCATAAAAAGTCTTGCCGAACCCAGTCTTCCAGAAATACCAAAAGTCAAGCTTGAAAATAGTGAATGTTTTATAAATAATGAGGTTATAGAAGAAGAGAGAGTTTCATTTGACACAAATTGCATTGGAAAACCACATATAATAAAAATATCATATTTTCCAAATTGGAAAGTTAAGGGTGCTGACAAAATTTATATGGTTTCACCGACATTTATGATGGTGTTTCCTGAAAAGGAACATGTGGAATTATATTATGGTAAGACATTTCCAGATATATTGGGAACAATTTTAAGTTTTACAGGAATAATAATTGTTATATTTTGGAAGAAGGTTGAGGGATTTATAGATGGTTTCCAAAAAAAAGGAAAAGACAAAAGTAGATAG